In a genomic window of Deinococcus sp. AB2017081:
- a CDS encoding alkaline phosphatase family protein: MTSPTPRVAVINVVGLTPALLPHLPRLQAFAARGQVAPVAPMLPAVTCSVQATYLTGEWPSEHGIVGNGWYFKDECEIKFWRQSNHLIQSPKLWDALRAHDPSATIANICWWYNMYSSADYTVTPRPMYPADGRKLPDCYTQPMELRDELQAKLGTFPLFSYWGPNANISSSAWIAAAAKHIDETYAPTLNLVYLPHLDYGLQQHGPDAAALKTQLAEIDAVAGDLIDHYGRRGVQVMLVSEYGIERAWRPVHINRALREAGLISVRQEVGRDMLDAGMSAAFAVADHQIAHVYVNDPARRNEVRALLEALPGVAEVLDDAGKTRHHLNHDRAGDFVVVAEPGAWFTYYFWLDDARAPDYARTVDIHRKPGYDPVELFMDPHSPAKLNAGVALAKKKLGFRYLLNVIGFDASLVKGAHGRVGDDPAEGPLLVTARPELLPRRPLVATDVYTAILAHLGVPAGEATPA; this comes from the coding sequence ATGACCAGTCCAACCCCCCGCGTGGCCGTCATCAACGTCGTCGGCCTGACCCCCGCCCTCCTGCCGCACCTGCCGCGCCTCCAGGCCTTCGCCGCGCGCGGGCAGGTCGCGCCCGTCGCGCCGATGCTCCCGGCCGTCACGTGCTCCGTACAGGCCACGTACCTGACCGGCGAGTGGCCGTCCGAACACGGCATCGTCGGGAACGGCTGGTACTTCAAGGACGAGTGCGAGATCAAGTTCTGGCGGCAGTCCAACCACCTGATCCAGTCGCCCAAGCTGTGGGACGCGCTGCGGGCCCACGACCCCAGCGCGACCATCGCCAACATCTGCTGGTGGTACAACATGTACTCCAGCGCCGACTACACCGTCACGCCCAGGCCCATGTACCCCGCCGACGGCCGCAAGCTGCCCGACTGCTACACCCAGCCCATGGAACTGCGCGACGAGCTGCAGGCGAAACTCGGCACCTTCCCGCTGTTCAGCTACTGGGGGCCGAACGCGAACATCTCCTCCAGCGCGTGGATCGCGGCGGCGGCGAAGCACATCGACGAGACCTACGCGCCCACGCTGAACCTCGTGTACCTGCCGCACCTCGACTACGGCCTCCAGCAGCACGGTCCGGACGCGGCGGCCCTGAAGACGCAGCTCGCCGAGATCGACGCCGTGGCCGGTGACCTGATCGACCACTACGGGCGCCGGGGCGTGCAGGTCATGCTGGTCTCCGAATACGGCATCGAGCGGGCGTGGCGGCCCGTCCACATCAACCGGGCCCTGCGCGAGGCCGGACTGATCAGCGTGCGCCAGGAGGTCGGCCGCGACATGCTCGACGCCGGCATGAGCGCCGCCTTCGCCGTGGCCGACCACCAGATCGCCCACGTGTACGTGAACGATCCTGCCCGCCGGAACGAGGTGCGGGCGCTGCTGGAGGCCCTCCCCGGTGTGGCCGAGGTGCTGGACGACGCCGGCAAGACGCGCCACCACCTGAACCACGACCGGGCCGGCGACTTCGTGGTGGTCGCGGAGCCGGGCGCGTGGTTCACGTACTACTTCTGGCTCGACGACGCCCGCGCCCCCGACTACGCCCGCACCGTGGACATCCACCGCAAGCCCGGCTACGACCCGGTCGAGCTGTTCATGGATCCGCACAGCCCGGCCAAACTGAATGCCGGCGTGGCGCTGGCGAAGAAGAAACTCGGCTTCCGCTACCTGCTGAACGTGATCGGTTTCGACGCCTCACTGGTGAAGGGGGCGCATGGCCGCGTCGGCGACGATCCCGCCGAGGGGCCGCTGCTGGTCACCGCCCGGCCGGAGCTGCTGCCGCGCCGCCCGCTCGTGGCGACCGACGTGTACACGGCGATCCTCGCGCACCTGGGGGTGCCGGCCGGGGAGGCCACACCGGCGTGA
- a CDS encoding TatD family hydrolase gives MNYIDMHAHMVSRTTDDYHAMALSGCVAVTEPAFWSGRDRLGPEAFADYFDHLTTFEPARAREYGIAHYAWLCLNPKEGEDRDLTKKVLGIIPEFLGRDTVLGIGEIGLNRVTRNELATFLDHVELALEHQQLIHIHTPHLEDKYKGTRVMIDALTKDARIDPARVMIDHAEEHTAELILAEGFWTGITLYPKTKASPARAIDMIEVYGSDRLIVASACDWGPSQPLAVPEFIFEARRRGHSEATIRKIVLENPERFLGQSPKFVPPRRERATVPV, from the coding sequence GTGAACTACATCGACATGCACGCGCACATGGTCTCGCGCACCACCGACGACTACCACGCCATGGCCCTGAGCGGCTGCGTGGCCGTCACGGAACCCGCGTTCTGGTCCGGGCGCGACCGCCTGGGGCCGGAGGCCTTCGCGGACTACTTCGACCACCTCACGACCTTCGAGCCGGCCCGGGCCCGTGAATACGGCATCGCGCACTATGCGTGGCTGTGCCTGAATCCCAAGGAAGGCGAAGACCGGGATCTGACGAAGAAGGTGCTCGGCATCATCCCCGAGTTCCTGGGCCGCGACACGGTGCTGGGCATCGGCGAGATCGGCCTGAACCGCGTGACGCGCAACGAGCTGGCGACCTTCCTGGATCACGTGGAACTCGCGCTGGAGCACCAGCAGCTCATCCACATCCACACGCCGCACCTGGAAGACAAGTACAAGGGCACCCGCGTGATGATCGACGCGCTGACGAAGGACGCCCGCATCGACCCGGCCCGCGTGATGATCGACCACGCCGAGGAGCACACCGCCGAACTGATCCTGGCCGAGGGCTTCTGGACCGGGATCACGCTGTACCCCAAGACCAAGGCGTCCCCGGCCCGCGCCATCGACATGATCGAGGTGTACGGCAGCGACCGCCTGATCGTCGCCTCGGCGTGCGACTGGGGCCCCAGCCAGCCGCTGGCCGTGCCGGAGTTCATCTTCGAGGCCCGGCGGCGCGGCCACAGCGAGGCGACCATCCGCAAGATCGTGCTGGAGAACCCCGAGCGCTTCCTGGGCCAGTCCCCGAAGTTCGTCCCGCCCCGCCGCGAGCGGGCCACGGTGCCCGTGTGA
- a CDS encoding UbiA family prenyltransferase: MSSSAAPGRSVRWHAHLSLARISNSPTVVTNALAGSALVGGDLGGALTVAVAMVLFYTGGMYLNDLLDLQIDRRDRPDRPLPSGTIPLSEAWAVTALLFVVGMGLLLLAGGRAPLGGLVLAALIVLYDAWHKTNPLSPVVMGATRALVYVTAALAVAPTVGPAVTVWALLLGAYTAGLTYVAKTEGRPVRPQSWPARYWPVALVAAPVLYAVVGGFAWPTWPAALLLAAWIAYSLRFVYVARNIGASVGHLIAGMCLLDATVLAAAGAFAWLPLAYAAFALTLWAQRHIRGT; the protein is encoded by the coding sequence ATGTCCTCTAGCGCCGCGCCCGGCCGCTCTGTGCGCTGGCACGCGCACCTGTCGCTGGCCCGCATCTCGAATTCACCCACGGTGGTCACGAACGCGCTGGCGGGGAGTGCCCTGGTCGGCGGGGATCTGGGCGGTGCATTGACGGTTGCCGTGGCGATGGTGCTGTTCTACACCGGCGGCATGTACCTGAACGACCTCCTCGACCTCCAGATCGACCGGCGCGACCGCCCGGATCGTCCGCTGCCCTCTGGCACAATCCCTCTGTCCGAGGCGTGGGCCGTGACCGCGCTGCTGTTCGTGGTCGGCATGGGGCTGCTGCTGCTCGCCGGGGGCCGCGCCCCGCTGGGCGGGCTGGTGCTGGCCGCGCTGATCGTCCTGTACGACGCGTGGCACAAGACCAATCCGCTCAGTCCGGTGGTCATGGGGGCCACCCGCGCCCTGGTCTACGTGACCGCGGCGCTGGCCGTCGCCCCCACCGTCGGCCCGGCCGTGACGGTGTGGGCGCTGCTGCTCGGCGCGTACACGGCGGGCCTGACCTACGTCGCCAAGACCGAGGGCCGCCCCGTCCGTCCCCAGTCGTGGCCCGCGCGGTACTGGCCGGTGGCGCTCGTCGCCGCGCCGGTGCTGTACGCCGTGGTGGGCGGCTTCGCGTGGCCCACGTGGCCCGCCGCCCTGCTCCTGGCCGCGTGGATCGCGTACTCGCTGCGTTTCGTGTACGTGGCGCGCAACATCGGCGCGTCCGTGGGCCACCTGATCGCCGGGATGTGCCTGCTCGACGCCACCGTGCTGGCTGCAGCCGGTGCCTTCGCGTGGCTGCCGCTCGCCTACGCCGCCTTCGCGCTGACCCTGTGGGCCCAGCGCCACATCCGAGGAACCTGA
- a CDS encoding 3-dehydroquinate synthase gives MHVTRTIEQVVPVTFTYPVHFTQGLFDPARPLLRDTLGHAKVLCVIDDGVLAAWPELPTQISAYFAASPQLTLVAAPLSVPGGERCKRDPGHVEAVQAAINAHGIDRHAYVMAVGGGAVLDMVGYAAATAHRGVRLIRVPTTVLSQNDSAVGVKNSVNAFGKKNWLGTFAPPYAVLNDRDFLTTLEDRDWLGGLSEAVKVALLKDAAFFEWLEANAEALAARDLAAMEYAVYRCAELHLAHIATGGDPFEQGSSRPLDFGHWAAHKLESLSGYELRHGEAVAVGIALDCTYAALSGLLPEADWRRVMNVLLTLGLDVSVPELGTDRQDAADPASVLSGLNEFREHLGGQLTIALLTGIGRPVDVHEMNHDTLRRAVAVLNDVHARTPTGGALCLPTPTPAC, from the coding sequence ATCCACGTGACCCGCACCATCGAGCAGGTCGTACCCGTGACCTTCACGTACCCGGTACATTTCACGCAGGGCCTCTTCGACCCGGCCCGGCCACTGCTGCGCGACACCCTGGGGCACGCGAAGGTGCTGTGCGTGATCGACGACGGCGTGCTGGCCGCGTGGCCGGAGTTGCCCACCCAGATCAGCGCGTACTTCGCCGCGTCGCCGCAGCTGACGCTGGTGGCCGCGCCCCTGAGCGTGCCCGGCGGTGAGCGCTGCAAGCGTGACCCCGGCCACGTGGAGGCCGTGCAGGCGGCCATCAACGCGCACGGCATCGACCGGCACGCCTACGTCATGGCCGTCGGGGGCGGTGCGGTGCTCGACATGGTTGGCTACGCTGCCGCGACCGCACACCGGGGTGTGCGCCTGATCCGTGTGCCCACCACGGTGCTGTCGCAGAACGACTCGGCCGTGGGCGTCAAGAACAGCGTGAATGCCTTCGGCAAGAAGAACTGGCTGGGCACCTTCGCGCCGCCCTACGCCGTGCTGAACGACCGCGACTTCCTGACCACGCTGGAGGATCGCGACTGGCTGGGCGGCCTCAGCGAGGCGGTCAAGGTGGCGCTCCTGAAGGACGCCGCGTTCTTCGAGTGGCTGGAGGCGAATGCCGAGGCGCTGGCCGCCCGCGACCTGGCCGCCATGGAGTACGCCGTGTACCGCTGCGCGGAGCTGCACCTGGCGCACATCGCCACGGGCGGCGACCCCTTCGAACAGGGCTCGTCGCGCCCGCTGGACTTCGGCCATTGGGCGGCGCACAAGCTCGAAAGCCTGAGCGGCTACGAACTGCGCCACGGAGAGGCCGTCGCGGTCGGCATCGCGCTGGACTGTACCTATGCGGCGCTGTCGGGCCTGCTGCCCGAAGCGGACTGGCGGCGCGTGATGAATGTCCTGCTCACGCTGGGGCTCGACGTCTCCGTGCCGGAACTGGGCACCGACCGTCAGGACGCTGCCGATCCCGCGTCCGTCCTGAGCGGGCTGAACGAGTTCCGCGAGCACCTGGGCGGCCAGCTCACCATCGCCCTGCTGACGGGCATCGGCCGGCCGGTCGATGTCCACGAGATGAACCACGACACCCTGCGCCGCGCCGTCGCCGTCCTGAACGACGTGCACGCCCGGACGCCCACCGGAGGAGCACTATGCCTGCCCACGCCGACACCTGCCTGCTGA
- the eboE gene encoding metabolite traffic protein EboE, with translation MRVDEQGTQLTYCTNIHPAEGLAGVLRSLDEYTVPLKARLSPDAPFGVGLRLSGRESVEVLQGTALADLRTFLDDRGLYVFTMNGFPYGPFHGQAVKAQVHAPDWRHPERVAYTLRLTEILAALLPDGSEGSISTSPLSYAAWVDAADPQVWQELTQNVVEVVAALVRLRQERGIVIHLDMEPEPDGLLQCSADLAAFYTEHLLTHGAEELAARLGTGLDMARAHLRDHFQVCFDVCHVAVMYDEPAAALALYRDAGLRVGKVQISSALRLVLPDDAAGRDALGTALAPFAEGTYLHQVIARTRRGTLLQYPDLPPALADLHNPDVQEWRVHFHVPVFLDRAGVFGSTQDAIPATLDALRSELAAHHLEVETYTWDVLPGELRLPMVESIARELEWVQDVL, from the coding sequence GTGAGGGTGGACGAACAGGGCACGCAGCTCACGTACTGCACGAACATCCACCCCGCCGAGGGGCTGGCGGGCGTCCTGCGGAGCCTGGACGAGTACACCGTGCCCCTGAAGGCCCGCCTGTCGCCGGACGCCCCCTTCGGCGTGGGCCTGCGGCTGTCGGGCCGCGAGAGCGTGGAGGTGCTTCAGGGCACCGCGCTGGCCGATCTCCGCACCTTCCTGGACGACCGCGGCCTGTACGTGTTCACCATGAACGGCTTTCCGTACGGCCCCTTCCACGGGCAGGCGGTCAAGGCGCAGGTGCACGCCCCCGACTGGCGGCACCCCGAACGCGTGGCGTACACCCTGCGCCTGACCGAGATCCTCGCGGCGCTGCTGCCGGACGGCTCCGAGGGCAGCATCAGCACCAGTCCGCTGAGCTACGCGGCGTGGGTGGACGCCGCTGACCCGCAGGTGTGGCAGGAACTCACGCAGAACGTGGTGGAGGTCGTGGCCGCGCTCGTGCGGCTGCGTCAGGAACGCGGGATCGTCATCCACCTCGACATGGAACCCGAACCCGACGGCCTGCTGCAGTGCAGCGCCGATCTCGCGGCGTTCTACACGGAGCACCTCCTCACGCATGGGGCCGAGGAGCTGGCGGCGCGGCTGGGCACCGGCCTGGACATGGCCCGTGCCCACCTGCGCGACCACTTCCAGGTCTGCTTCGACGTGTGCCACGTGGCCGTGATGTACGACGAACCCGCCGCTGCCCTGGCGCTGTACCGTGACGCCGGCCTGCGAGTGGGCAAGGTGCAGATCAGCTCTGCTCTGCGCCTCGTGCTGCCGGACGACGCGGCGGGCCGGGACGCGCTGGGCACCGCCCTGGCCCCCTTCGCGGAGGGCACGTACCTGCATCAGGTGATCGCCCGCACGCGCCGCGGCACGCTCCTCCAGTACCCCGATCTGCCGCCCGCCCTGGCTGACCTGCACAACCCGGACGTGCAGGAGTGGCGCGTCCACTTCCACGTGCCGGTCTTCCTGGATCGCGCCGGGGTCTTCGGCTCCACGCAGGACGCGATCCCCGCCACGCTGGACGCCCTGCGGAGTGAACTCGCCGCACACCATCTGGAGGTCGAGACGTACACCTGGGATGTGCTGCCAGGCGAGCTGAGGCTCCCGATGGTCGAGTCCATCGCCAGGGAACTGGAGTGGGTGCAGGATGTCCTCTAG
- a CDS encoding putative bifunctional diguanylate cyclase/phosphodiesterase, translating to MTPSRAAGRGDTARARARVVGRHDVTAAAFDTTAALIIALDRSGRIMRFNAACERLTGLQEADVLGELLWPLVLDEAESARAQAGYAQISPDRAPGRYENTWLDQHGERRFIAWSTAFLLDDGGQIELVVSTGLDITREREIRLEREESEARFRALFEQSADGVVLADPHDREVPWRVVDCNAAFAHMNGYQREELIGQSLDVLHEDDLLARRGDEFLARIRQVGAPARSGGMHRRRDGSVFPIETASSVLSLGGRELVLGVDRDVSERHRTEAQLIAMNARLTHEAHHDTLTGLPNRTLLLDRLELERARADRSGRAFAVMFIDLDDFKRVNDSLGHDAGDDLLREASRRLQATLRPTDTVARLGGDEFVVLVPDVLSAHHAARVAHRLRVALGAPVARGGVELTVQSSVGISLSPQDGVLAADLMRHADMAMYAMKRSGKNGVQFYDPAMNAEAQARLRLETRLRLAISEETLGIHYQPQVDVATGALVGLEALVRWTDTDLGVVSPAEFIPVAEDTGMIVALGSWVLDEACRQAAEWQLDVPMAVNVSPHQLIRADFVDVVRAALRRHALAPHLLKLEITERLSLGDPGRAAQHLAGIERLGVRLSLDDFGSGQSALASLMALPLHEVKLDRTLLVGVTADPQSWQVVAALLALARGLNLPVVVEGVETAAQLDALRTMGCGSVQGYFTGRPQRPSELRGIVGHAAS from the coding sequence GTGACTCCTTCCCGTGCAGCTGGACGCGGGGACACCGCCCGGGCGCGCGCCCGGGTGGTGGGCCGCCATGACGTCACGGCGGCCGCCTTCGACACCACGGCGGCGCTGATCATCGCCCTGGACCGCTCCGGGCGGATCATGCGCTTCAATGCCGCGTGCGAGCGCCTCACGGGGCTGCAGGAAGCCGACGTGCTCGGGGAGCTGCTGTGGCCCCTGGTGCTCGACGAGGCGGAATCGGCGCGGGCCCAGGCGGGGTACGCCCAGATCTCGCCGGACCGGGCCCCCGGCCGCTACGAGAACACCTGGCTGGATCAGCATGGCGAGCGGCGCTTTATCGCGTGGTCGACCGCGTTCCTGCTGGACGATGGCGGGCAGATCGAGCTGGTGGTCTCGACCGGCCTGGACATCACCCGGGAGCGCGAGATCCGGCTGGAGCGTGAGGAGAGCGAGGCCCGCTTCCGGGCACTGTTCGAGCAGTCCGCCGACGGCGTGGTGCTGGCCGACCCCCACGACCGCGAGGTGCCGTGGCGCGTGGTCGACTGCAACGCCGCGTTTGCGCACATGAACGGCTACCAGCGGGAGGAACTGATCGGCCAGTCGCTGGACGTCCTGCACGAGGACGACCTGCTGGCCCGCCGGGGTGACGAGTTCCTGGCCCGGATCCGGCAGGTCGGGGCGCCGGCCCGGAGCGGCGGCATGCACCGGCGCCGCGACGGCTCCGTGTTCCCCATCGAGACGGCGTCGAGCGTCCTGTCCCTGGGTGGCCGGGAACTGGTGCTGGGCGTCGACCGCGACGTGTCCGAGCGCCACCGCACCGAGGCCCAGCTGATCGCCATGAACGCCCGCCTGACCCATGAGGCCCATCACGACACCCTGACCGGCCTGCCCAACCGGACGCTGCTGCTCGACCGCCTGGAGCTGGAACGGGCCCGGGCCGACCGCAGCGGCCGGGCCTTCGCGGTGATGTTCATCGATCTGGACGACTTCAAGCGCGTCAACGACAGCCTGGGGCACGACGCCGGGGATGACCTGCTGCGCGAGGCCAGCCGACGCCTGCAGGCCACGCTGCGGCCAACCGACACCGTCGCGCGGCTGGGGGGAGACGAGTTCGTGGTGCTGGTGCCCGACGTCCTGAGTGCCCACCACGCGGCGCGGGTGGCGCATCGCCTGCGGGTGGCCCTGGGCGCGCCGGTCGCGCGGGGGGGGGTCGAACTCACGGTGCAGTCCAGCGTCGGGATCAGCCTGTCACCCCAGGACGGGGTGCTGGCCGCCGACCTGATGCGCCACGCGGACATGGCGATGTACGCCATGAAACGCAGCGGCAAGAACGGGGTGCAGTTCTACGACCCGGCCATGAACGCCGAGGCGCAGGCCCGGCTGCGGCTCGAGACGCGCCTGCGCCTCGCGATCAGTGAGGAGACCCTGGGGATCCACTACCAGCCGCAGGTGGACGTGGCGACGGGTGCCCTGGTGGGCCTGGAGGCGCTGGTGCGCTGGACCGACACGGATCTGGGCGTGGTGAGCCCCGCCGAGTTCATCCCGGTCGCCGAGGACACCGGCATGATCGTGGCGCTGGGCAGCTGGGTGCTGGACGAGGCGTGCCGGCAGGCCGCCGAGTGGCAGCTGGACGTGCCGATGGCGGTGAACGTCTCGCCCCACCAGCTGATCCGCGCCGATTTCGTGGACGTGGTGCGCGCGGCGCTGCGCCGCCACGCGCTGGCCCCGCACCTCCTGAAGCTGGAGATCACCGAACGTCTGTCCCTGGGGGATCCGGGGCGGGCCGCGCAGCATCTGGCCGGCATCGAGCGTCTGGGCGTGCGGCTCTCCCTGGACGATTTCGGCTCCGGCCAGTCGGCCCTGGCGTCCCTGATGGCCCTGCCGCTGCACGAGGTGAAACTTGACCGCACCCTGCTGGTGGGCGTGACGGCCGACCCGCAGTCGTGGCAGGTGGTGGCGGCGCTGCTGGCCCTGGCGCGTGGCCTGAACCTGCCGGTGGTGGTCGAGGGCGTGGAGACCGCGGCGCAGCTGGACGCCCTGCGGACCATGGGGTGCGGGAGCGTCCAGGGGTATTTCACCGGGCGGCCCCAGCGGCCGTCGGAACTCCGGGGCATCGTCGGTCACGCGGCGTCGTGA